One segment of Streptosporangiales bacterium DNA contains the following:
- a CDS encoding tetratricopeptide repeat protein, with protein sequence MRSREIGLATELSGEGQVPSPLPTERARRRSVRRQCPGGVDGALLDLDRGTRDVVVRAAGGEPADAEDDQGGGHPTQSPAVAELRRQAAGLEERARHGACAHAFRTTALATTSALYSEIRPGRSGDAAGAAAADRAPTTTAERPANPTAPIAARQRRRRCICEPNLHPYGLDQVDGRDRRHRSAIGWARREVAVAEPTQCRILGPLEVLVGGRPVALGGRRPRALLATLLLDAGRVVPTERLTAAVWGDELPGSVRAQVSIHVSALRRALERAGCAHPMIETVPGGYLVRTDALRLDADEARRCLDEARDAVDKGFVDKAAELLRYALSSWRGPVLAELTGSDITGSSLTTGAARLEELRLTIAEEWADVELGRGGHRAVSGELRALVAEHPLRERLRARLMRALAESGRQSEALDAYREGRRVLVDELGVEPGAELRRVEQAVLTGEIGPATRPDESTPGGPASGDTVPARDDAVPSSLPRDVASFTGRAAEVERLGELIRDGGALAIAGAGGVGKSALAIHLAHLVADRFPDGRLYVDLHGSTPDGVPLEPAAVLVSFLGALGVPTSAIPSGDDELDAMFRSLTHRRRLLVVLDNAADARQVRRLMPGGPGCAVVVTSRRVLGALDSATSLTLDVFDDDDAHELLARIAGRERVETEPGATADVVRMCERLPLALALAAARLASRPSWSVRDLADRLAGEHGRLSELTVDDQGVRASFMVSYADLDDPHTGRMFRLLGLLDGLDVGVPVAAALADVSEDRAEEVLDRLVDAQLAQTRAPGRYHMHDLLRLFAHERAVAEETEEARVRARRRAVHCYVGTALTASSIVAPSYAWRTDLAPTTLTHPGVALTSVADVNAWVEVERDNLIAAARQAASGDEPGVAMSLAAALDAPLEYRGRWREQLTVGEIALQAATRTGDPRHLGLAHNDLGWAYNTLGYFTEALDHLEQGLARWQSVGHREGEALTLHGIGVVCRSLGRLDRALDCLGRASRLGDPGRAATCLTSTGLVYHRLGRLTEAVAAHEASVALAREKGTMRTEVIALGNLAEAHRLAGTADRAVATFREALAAGRATGYAGTYWEAEHLWGLGRALHDLGMDGCDSWQRSAAILLALGLVGPEEAAEIERNPDPETPAAIIGQL encoded by the coding sequence GTGCGTTCCCGCGAGATAGGTCTCGCCACCGAGCTCTCCGGCGAGGGGCAGGTGCCGTCGCCACTCCCGACGGAACGTGCCCGCCGCCGGTCCGTTCGCCGGCAGTGCCCGGGCGGCGTCGACGGCGCGTTGCTCGACCTCGATCGTGGGACGCGTGACGTGGTCGTGCGCGCTGCCGGCGGCGAGCCAGCCGACGCAGAGGACGACCAGGGCGGCGGCCACCCGACGCAGTCGCCTGCCGTCGCGGAGCTGCGGAGGCAGGCCGCCGGGCTCGAGGAGCGGGCCCGTCACGGCGCGTGCGCGCATGCGTTCCGCACCACGGCCCTCGCGACGACGTCGGCGTTGTACTCGGAGATCCGCCCCGGCCGTTCCGGCGACGCCGCCGGGGCGGCGGCGGCGGACCGCGCCCCGACGACGACGGCGGAACGGCCGGCGAACCCGACGGCACCGATCGCGGCGCGGCAACGTCGCAGGCGGTGCATTTGCGAGCCGAACCTCCACCCGTATGGTCTAGACCAGGTGGACGGTAGAGACCGGCGGCATAGGTCGGCTATAGGTTGGGCACGGCGGGAGGTAGCGGTGGCGGAACCGACGCAGTGCCGGATCCTCGGGCCGCTCGAGGTGCTCGTGGGAGGCCGGCCCGTCGCCCTGGGTGGCCGCCGGCCGCGTGCCCTCCTCGCCACCCTGCTGCTCGACGCGGGTCGGGTCGTCCCCACCGAGCGGCTGACAGCGGCGGTCTGGGGCGACGAGCTGCCCGGGTCGGTACGCGCCCAGGTGTCCATCCATGTGTCGGCGCTGCGCCGCGCACTGGAGCGCGCGGGATGCGCGCATCCGATGATCGAGACCGTCCCCGGCGGATATCTCGTACGGACCGACGCGCTGCGCCTCGACGCCGACGAGGCGCGCCGGTGCCTCGACGAGGCGAGGGACGCCGTCGACAAGGGTTTCGTCGACAAGGCCGCCGAGCTGTTGCGCTACGCGCTGTCGTCGTGGCGCGGGCCCGTTCTCGCGGAGCTCACGGGCTCCGACATCACCGGGTCGAGCCTCACGACCGGGGCGGCCCGGCTGGAGGAGCTGCGGCTGACGATCGCCGAGGAGTGGGCCGACGTCGAGCTCGGCCGCGGCGGCCACCGCGCGGTGAGCGGCGAGCTCCGTGCGCTGGTGGCGGAGCATCCGCTGCGCGAGCGCCTGCGCGCCCGGCTGATGCGGGCGCTGGCGGAGTCCGGCCGGCAGTCCGAGGCCCTCGACGCGTACCGCGAGGGGCGCCGGGTGCTCGTGGACGAGCTCGGCGTCGAGCCGGGCGCGGAGCTCAGGCGGGTCGAACAGGCCGTCCTCACCGGCGAGATCGGACCGGCGACGCGACCGGACGAGAGCACGCCAGGTGGGCCGGCGTCCGGCGACACCGTGCCCGCTCGAGACGACGCCGTGCCGAGCAGTCTCCCGCGCGACGTCGCCTCGTTCACCGGTCGCGCCGCCGAGGTCGAACGGCTGGGCGAGCTGATCCGCGACGGTGGAGCCCTGGCGATCGCGGGAGCCGGCGGAGTCGGCAAGTCCGCGCTCGCGATCCATCTCGCCCACCTCGTGGCCGACCGGTTCCCCGATGGTCGGCTGTACGTCGACCTCCACGGCTCCACTCCCGACGGCGTGCCGCTCGAGCCCGCCGCGGTGCTCGTCAGCTTCCTGGGGGCACTCGGCGTCCCGACGTCGGCGATCCCGTCGGGCGACGACGAGCTCGACGCGATGTTCCGCAGCCTCACCCACCGCAGGCGGCTGCTCGTGGTCCTCGACAACGCGGCCGACGCGCGCCAGGTCAGGCGCCTCATGCCCGGCGGTCCCGGATGCGCCGTCGTCGTCACGAGCCGTCGCGTCCTCGGGGCGCTCGACAGTGCCACCTCACTGACCCTCGACGTGTTCGACGACGACGACGCGCACGAGTTGCTGGCGCGGATCGCGGGCCGCGAACGCGTCGAGACCGAGCCCGGCGCGACCGCCGACGTCGTGCGCATGTGCGAGCGGCTGCCGCTCGCGCTGGCCCTCGCCGCCGCTCGGCTCGCCTCCCGTCCCTCGTGGTCGGTGCGCGACCTCGCCGACCGGCTCGCCGGCGAGCACGGGCGGCTCTCCGAGCTCACCGTCGACGACCAGGGCGTGCGGGCCAGCTTCATGGTCAGCTACGCCGACCTCGACGATCCGCACACCGGCCGGATGTTCCGCCTGCTCGGTCTGCTCGACGGACTCGATGTCGGCGTCCCGGTGGCGGCGGCACTGGCCGACGTGTCCGAGGACCGCGCCGAGGAGGTGCTCGACCGACTGGTCGACGCCCAGCTCGCGCAGACCCGTGCACCCGGGCGCTACCACATGCACGACCTGCTCCGGCTGTTCGCGCACGAGCGCGCGGTGGCGGAGGAGACCGAGGAGGCGCGCGTGCGGGCCAGGCGGCGGGCGGTGCACTGCTATGTCGGCACCGCGTTGACCGCCTCGTCGATCGTCGCGCCGTCCTACGCCTGGCGCACGGATCTCGCCCCCACTACCCTGACGCACCCGGGCGTCGCCCTGACGTCCGTCGCCGACGTCAACGCGTGGGTGGAGGTCGAGCGCGACAATCTGATCGCCGCGGCACGGCAGGCCGCGAGCGGTGACGAGCCGGGTGTCGCGATGTCGCTCGCGGCCGCGCTCGATGCTCCGCTGGAGTACCGAGGGCGGTGGCGCGAGCAGCTCACCGTCGGCGAGATCGCCCTGCAGGCGGCGACCCGCACCGGCGATCCCCGTCACCTCGGTCTCGCCCACAACGACCTCGGCTGGGCGTACAACACGCTCGGGTACTTCACCGAGGCACTCGACCACCTCGAGCAGGGGCTGGCGCGGTGGCAGTCGGTCGGACACCGGGAGGGTGAGGCGTTGACCCTGCATGGCATCGGTGTGGTCTGCCGGTCGCTCGGTCGGCTCGACCGCGCCCTCGACTGTCTCGGCCGGGCGAGCCGGCTCGGCGATCCGGGACGCGCGGCAACCTGCCTGACCTCCACCGGGCTCGTCTACCACCGCCTCGGTCGCCTGACCGAGGCCGTCGCCGCGCACGAGGCGAGCGTCGCCCTCGCGCGTGAGAAGGGGACCATGCGCACCGAGGTGATCGCGTTGGGCAACCTCGCCGAGGCGCACCGGCTCGCCGGTACGGCCGACCGGGCCGTCGCCACCTTCCGCGAGGCGCTCGCCGCCGGACGCGCCACCGGCTACGCCGGCACCTACTGGGAGGCCGAGCACCTGTGGGGCCTGGGACGCGCGCTGCACGACCTCGGCATGGACGGGTGCGACTCGTGGCAGCGGTCGGCGGCGATCCTGCTCGCCCTCGGCCTGGTCGGCCCGGAGGAGGCCGCCGAGATCGAGCGCAATCCGGATCCCGAGACCCCGGCGGCGATCATCGGGCAGCTCTAG
- a CDS encoding transcriptional regulator — protein MTTVELSILGPLEASVDGRAVHLGGPRPRLVLAALLLDAGRVVPVERLVDAVWGDEPPASARALVTVHVSALRKAFMRAGCDDEVIETASGGYRVRVDAVGVDALRVDDAIAAARSAVECERHDEAAALLRAALALWRGPVLEASRPAGNDAGVARYDELRVVALEEWVEAELALDRYREVLGDLTSLVAEHPLRERPRAQLMLALWRSGRPADALDVYQQGRRLLVDELGLEPGAPLRELHEAILRDEAPAEPDPDADTAAPEPRPAELPPAVPAFTGRATELAALDSLLDQRGRHLPVAVVSGVAGVGKTSLAVHWSQRVAERFIDGQLFADLRGHDPDAEPVTAEAVLERFLRALGVPGERIPAAAEDRTALFRSVLDGQRVLILLDNAASAAQVRPLLPGSPGCCVVVTARRRLEGLVAAEGALSVPVGVMDEHDASDLLAGVVGTDRMRAEPDAAARFGALCEGLPLALRIAATRLASRPAWSVADLVDRLSDEQGRLDQLSRDELQVRGSFALSYRELSARATVGFRRLGLLDTPGGFAPWLLAAVVDGTVADADELCEELVDAQLLQPLGLDIAGQSRYRFHDLIRLFARERAESEETAEDRAAALDRAFGAMFGLTGLARLAEQGDSAPVRLHGDVSAWLPPDAEITDPVAWLEAERTNLVAAVAHTADLGWTQVCWSLVVRLVFLFEWGSYHDDWRVAADRALGSCRRVGDRRGEAAMLYALGVLALHERKLAEATEPLTAALELSEGLGDDLGVALALRHLATVHSLQGELPLAQRGFERVGALLDEIGDPYMVRQTAGFLAHVHMLEGRLGTAERLLVDALATLPVREGLLEAQLSKRLAEVYLRQGRGADAVAAAERALGLLHRDPVGEAYVLHALGEAKHVAGDDVEAAVALGRGLRVARQVGERLIEGRILLALGHLDTPDAVDHLREAVEVFGAIDAWTWHAQAVEALSSRATTPLADL, from the coding sequence ATGACGACGGTCGAGCTCTCGATCCTCGGGCCGCTGGAGGCGTCGGTCGACGGACGCGCCGTGCACCTGGGCGGGCCACGTCCGCGGCTGGTTCTCGCCGCTCTCCTCCTCGACGCGGGTCGGGTCGTGCCCGTCGAACGACTGGTCGACGCGGTGTGGGGCGACGAGCCGCCGGCGTCCGCGCGGGCGCTGGTGACCGTCCACGTCTCCGCGCTGCGCAAGGCGTTCATGCGGGCGGGGTGCGACGACGAGGTGATCGAGACCGCGAGCGGCGGCTACCGCGTGCGCGTCGACGCCGTCGGTGTCGACGCGCTGCGGGTCGACGACGCGATCGCCGCCGCACGGTCGGCAGTCGAGTGCGAGCGTCACGACGAGGCCGCCGCGCTGCTGCGCGCGGCACTTGCGCTGTGGCGAGGGCCCGTGCTCGAGGCGTCCCGCCCGGCGGGCAACGACGCTGGCGTCGCGCGGTACGACGAGCTGCGCGTCGTCGCGCTCGAGGAGTGGGTCGAGGCGGAGCTCGCGCTTGACCGGTACCGCGAGGTGCTCGGCGACCTCACGTCGCTGGTGGCGGAGCACCCGCTGCGCGAACGTCCGCGCGCTCAGCTGATGCTCGCCCTGTGGCGGTCCGGTCGCCCGGCGGACGCCCTCGACGTGTACCAGCAGGGCAGGCGGCTCCTCGTCGACGAGCTCGGGCTCGAGCCGGGTGCACCACTCAGGGAGCTACACGAGGCGATCCTCAGGGACGAGGCACCGGCGGAGCCCGACCCGGACGCCGACACCGCGGCACCGGAGCCGCGGCCCGCCGAGCTGCCGCCGGCCGTCCCGGCGTTCACCGGTCGGGCCACCGAGCTGGCGGCGCTCGACTCGTTGCTCGACCAGCGGGGGAGGCATCTACCGGTCGCGGTCGTCAGCGGTGTGGCCGGGGTCGGCAAGACCTCGCTCGCGGTCCACTGGTCGCAGCGGGTCGCCGAGCGGTTCATCGACGGCCAGCTCTTCGCCGACCTGCGCGGGCACGATCCCGACGCGGAGCCGGTCACGGCGGAGGCGGTGCTGGAACGGTTCCTGCGGGCACTCGGCGTGCCCGGCGAGCGGATCCCGGCGGCAGCGGAGGACCGTACGGCACTGTTCCGCAGCGTCCTCGACGGCCAGCGGGTGCTGATCCTGCTCGACAACGCCGCGTCCGCCGCGCAGGTCAGGCCGCTGCTGCCGGGATCGCCCGGCTGTTGCGTGGTGGTGACGGCGCGCAGGCGGCTGGAGGGCCTCGTCGCGGCGGAGGGCGCGCTGTCCGTGCCGGTGGGCGTGATGGACGAGCACGACGCGTCCGACCTGCTCGCAGGTGTCGTCGGCACGGACCGGATGCGAGCCGAGCCGGACGCGGCCGCGCGGTTCGGTGCGCTGTGCGAGGGGCTGCCGCTCGCGCTCCGCATCGCCGCGACCCGGCTCGCGTCCCGCCCGGCCTGGTCGGTCGCCGACCTGGTCGACCGGTTGAGCGACGAGCAGGGCCGGCTCGACCAGCTCAGCAGGGACGAGCTCCAGGTGCGCGGCAGCTTCGCGCTGTCGTACCGGGAGCTGTCGGCGCGAGCGACGGTCGGGTTCCGGCGGCTCGGCCTGCTCGACACCCCGGGCGGGTTCGCGCCCTGGCTGCTCGCGGCCGTGGTCGACGGCACGGTCGCCGACGCGGACGAGCTGTGCGAGGAGCTCGTCGACGCCCAGCTGCTGCAGCCGCTCGGGCTCGACATCGCCGGCCAGTCGCGGTATCGGTTCCACGACCTGATCCGGCTGTTCGCGCGGGAGCGGGCCGAGTCGGAGGAGACAGCCGAGGACCGCGCCGCCGCGCTCGACCGGGCGTTCGGGGCGATGTTCGGCCTGACCGGCCTCGCCCGGCTGGCCGAGCAGGGTGACAGTGCACCCGTCCGCCTCCACGGCGATGTCTCCGCGTGGCTCCCGCCCGACGCCGAGATCACGGATCCGGTCGCGTGGCTCGAGGCCGAGCGAACGAACCTGGTCGCCGCGGTCGCCCACACCGCGGATCTGGGCTGGACGCAGGTGTGCTGGAGCCTCGTCGTCCGGCTCGTCTTCCTGTTCGAGTGGGGCTCGTACCACGACGACTGGCGCGTCGCCGCCGACCGGGCGCTCGGTTCCTGCCGGCGGGTGGGGGACCGCCGCGGCGAGGCGGCGATGCTGTACGCCCTGGGCGTGCTCGCCCTGCACGAGCGGAAGCTCGCGGAGGCGACCGAGCCGCTCACCGCGGCGCTGGAGTTGTCCGAGGGCCTCGGCGACGACCTGGGCGTCGCGCTGGCCCTGCGGCACCTGGCGACCGTCCACAGCCTCCAGGGCGAGCTCCCGCTGGCGCAGCGGGGCTTCGAGCGGGTCGGCGCGCTCCTCGACGAGATCGGCGACCCGTACATGGTCCGGCAGACGGCTGGCTTTCTCGCCCACGTCCACATGCTGGAGGGCCGGCTCGGCACGGCGGAGCGCCTGCTCGTCGACGCGCTGGCGACGCTGCCCGTCCGCGAGGGTCTGCTCGAGGCGCAGCTGAGCAAGCGGCTCGCCGAGGTCTACCTGCGGCAGGGGCGCGGCGCCGACGCGGTCGCGGCGGCCGAACGTGCCCTGGGGCTCCTCCACCGCGACCCGGTCGGGGAGGCCTACGTCCTGCATGCGCTGGGCGAGGCGAAGCACGTGGCGGGCGACGATGTCGAGGCCGCGGTCGCGCTGGGTCGAGGCCTCCGTGTCGCGCGGCAGGTGGGCGAGCGCCTGATCGAGGGCCGTATCCTGCTCGCCCTCGGACACCTCGACACCCCGGACGCCGTCGACCACCTGCGCGAGGCCGTGGAGGTGTTCGGTGCGATCGACGCCTGGACGTGGCACGCACAGGCGGTCGAGGCCCTGTCGTCGCGCGCGACGACGCCTTTAGCGGATCTATGA
- a CDS encoding PQQ-binding-like beta-propeller repeat protein: MRARAVTGPLLEPGGLPPQLRDGRRLRRVAAALVVLCVGWLAAGSAHDHVTRPTIEVEQRAVDAARALPANGPAAGTFRREWRRHLPLAGELGGETYLAGTHVVVTSPDGLRAYDARTGENGWHYREPGRTLWGLAVTAGAVVVETHGDLGVRLVGLDAATGDRLWTSPDEWRLTHHGDDGSRTMGESADAADGIVAVEPGGEPERLGVDARTGEKRWATRLHRWSGDGCAPVDGSEDARADPDGEVLLAELCDATVLALDAATGDALWSRPLSPTGTEPVTSGGVVVLETGGSRAMNWEDGLPTLLGRNGRRLFRLEPGTSCLPCRPLSAAGRVVLPYDDEHGRSRLAVVDPRDGRVWSGLAAPGGDPAGDPAYVSDSTRLYALRPTLDGTGQLLPAGLSVFDVRANEWHLAPLPYSMLPARAGQPAPRSPALVGAAGGRLFAVATPPRDVPDARLELTSYASTGTREPTELGGVPARDWPDACALLRGIRLEDWESRTDEPDPPLRIGGNTVARPGCGRGETEVRVLWVAATAREADALLDGAASDVGADEEFTAGLLSSRRIVRVGRTIVLVRDYEERESTTRAVVREFRR; encoded by the coding sequence ATGCGCGCACGCGCCGTGACGGGCCCGCTCCTCGAGCCCGGCGGCCTGCCTCCGCAGCTCCGCGACGGCAGGCGACTGCGTCGGGTGGCCGCCGCCCTGGTCGTCCTCTGCGTCGGCTGGCTCGCCGCCGGCAGCGCGCACGACCACGTCACGCGTCCCACGATCGAGGTCGAGCAACGCGCCGTCGACGCCGCCCGGGCACTGCCGGCGAACGGACCGGCGGCGGGCACGTTCCGTCGGGAGTGGCGACGGCACCTGCCCCTCGCCGGAGAGCTCGGTGGCGAGACCTATCTCGCGGGAACGCACGTCGTCGTCACCTCCCCCGACGGGCTGCGCGCGTACGACGCGCGCACCGGCGAGAACGGCTGGCACTACCGCGAGCCCGGCCGCACCCTCTGGGGGCTCGCGGTGACGGCGGGCGCGGTCGTCGTCGAGACTCACGGGGACCTGGGCGTACGCCTCGTCGGCCTCGACGCGGCCACCGGCGATCGGCTCTGGACGTCGCCCGACGAATGGCGGCTCACCCACCACGGCGACGACGGCTCCCGGACGATGGGCGAGTCGGCCGATGCCGCGGACGGGATCGTCGCCGTCGAGCCCGGAGGCGAACCGGAACGCCTCGGCGTCGATGCGCGCACGGGTGAGAAACGGTGGGCCACGCGCCTGCATCGCTGGTCGGGCGACGGCTGCGCACCGGTCGACGGGTCGGAGGACGCGCGCGCGGATCCCGACGGCGAGGTGCTGCTGGCCGAACTGTGCGACGCGACCGTCCTGGCGCTCGACGCGGCGACGGGAGACGCGCTGTGGTCCAGGCCGCTCTCGCCGACCGGCACCGAGCCGGTCACGAGCGGCGGCGTGGTCGTCCTCGAGACGGGCGGGTCCCGCGCGATGAACTGGGAGGACGGTCTGCCCACGCTGCTCGGGCGCAACGGCCGCCGGCTGTTCCGGCTGGAACCGGGCACGTCCTGCCTCCCGTGCCGACCACTGTCCGCCGCGGGTCGCGTCGTGCTGCCGTACGACGACGAGCACGGCCGGTCGAGACTCGCGGTGGTAGACCCGCGCGACGGCCGAGTCTGGTCAGGCCTCGCTGCACCGGGTGGCGACCCGGCGGGTGACCCGGCGTACGTCTCCGACAGCACGCGGCTCTACGCACTCCGTCCGACCCTCGACGGCACCGGTCAGCTGCTGCCCGCGGGGCTCTCGGTCTTCGACGTCCGGGCGAACGAGTGGCACCTCGCACCGCTCCCGTACAGCATGCTGCCGGCGCGCGCGGGACAGCCCGCGCCGCGGTCACCCGCCCTGGTCGGCGCGGCAGGTGGGCGGCTGTTCGCCGTCGCGACGCCGCCGCGAGACGTCCCGGACGCGCGGCTGGAGCTCACCTCGTACGCGTCGACGGGGACGAGAGAACCGACCGAGCTGGGCGGCGTGCCCGCGCGCGACTGGCCGGACGCGTGTGCCCTGCTGCGGGGCATCCGGCTTGAGGACTGGGAGTCGCGCACCGACGAGCCCGATCCACCCCTGCGGATCGGTGGCAACACCGTCGCGCGTCCCGGGTGCGGACGCGGCGAGACGGAGGTACGCGTCCTCTGGGTGGCCGCCACGGCGCGCGAGGCGGACGCGCTCCTGGACGGAGCCGCCTCGGACGTCGGCGCCGACGAGGAGTTCACGGCGGGCCTCCTGAGCAGTCGGCGGATCGTACGGGTCGGGCGGACGATCGTCCTCGTCCGCGACTACGAAGAGCGCGAGTCCACCACGCGCGCCGTCGTGCGGGAGTTCCGCCGGTGA